CATCCATGGTAATAACCACGTCTCCGTTTGTTCTTTCAAAGGCAGCATGAAGCGCCTGGGATTTCCCATAATTTCGGGAAAATTTAATAGCGTGGATCTGAGGATACTGTACTTTCATATTCTCAATGATACTCCACGACAAATCCGTACTTCCATCGTCTACAAACCAGATCTCATAAGATAAATTACTGGTTGTGCACACCTTATCAATTCTTGAAAAAAGCTCTTCCAGAGAGTCTTCTTCGTTCAGTAACGGAATAACTATAGATAAATTCATTTAATTTTAATAAAAATTATTCTTGATTTGTTTCTTCGGGCTGATGAATCGTTCTTGTTCTGAAAAACGCTCCGAAAAACACTGACAAAACTACGTAAAATATAAGAATTGCTGCAAAATATCCTGAAAAATGACTTGCCGTAAGCATATCTTTTCCTTTAACAGCCTCCGGAGTGAAGCTCTGTAATCTCTCTTTGTACTTCTGGTCCAGCTCATCAATATCCTTCTGATGTTTCAAAATCTTTCTGGCAGACGTGTATTCTGTATCCAATTCTGATTTTTGTCTTTGAACATATTGGTAGTTCAACAGCTTTTTCGCATCAGTATCCGCAAAGTTTAAAAATGCATAAATACTGAATAT
This genomic window from Chryseobacterium sp. MEBOG06 contains:
- a CDS encoding DUF4199 domain-containing protein — translated: MTKSPSTLGIILFIATMIVFFVVYTFFSGVNYFDISLKANAFVLPLLYAGAAFWSVKIYWNNHRVVKFKDAFKRAFVPMFIGGILSIFSIYAFLNFADTDAKKLLNYQYVQRQKSELDTEYTSARKILKHQKDIDELDQKYKERLQSFTPEAVKGKDMLTASHFSGYFAAILIFYVVLSVFFGAFFRTRTIHQPEETNQE